The genomic window TTAGTAGTGCGATGATGGGGATGCTGTCTATTCCCATGACGTTTACAAGCCATTTGGTGCTTCTTATATTAATGTTTTCAACCTTTAAAGTGAGTCAAACTTATCTAATGATTTGTGCAACGATTATTGGATTACTGTACGATTCCTATTTTTATAATGTATTAGGAATTAACTTAATATTATTCCCCGTAATTGTGTTTTTTATGTATCGGCTGTTTGAATATGTTGAACCAAATACGTTGACGTTGATTTTAAGTTTTATTGTATTTGTGACTCTTATTTCAATAGGAAGAGCAGTGTTACTTAGTATATTTAAGCTAACAACAGCTAATTTTTTAGACTTTTTCACACGGAATCTGGCACCGTATTTATTAATCAATGTTCTATATATATGTCTATTAGTTATTCCGTTATCAAAGATATATGGGATTAATAAAACGTAATGATTGATTGAAATATTTTTGTAACATTCCTATCATACAAGTGACATGTATCTATGTTAGAATTTATTTATTATTAAAGTTAACGTAAAATTAAAAATTTAAATAAAAAATTAAGCAAAGAAAATAAATGTAGACGTAGAAAAATGGAGGATGGCCAATTTTGAAGAAGAAAGTATTATCAACGGTTTTATTAAGTAGTATGTTATTAAGTACTGTGGGTGCTCCAGCAGTTGCGACAGCAGCTAGCAAAGATTCGAAAGTAGAAGAACAAGATAAAAAAATAAATGAATTAGCTACTAAAGAACAAGAAGCATCAAACCAATTAGCAAGTATTAAAGAAAATATTTCGTCAATAAAAAACGAGGCATCTGCTTTACAAACAAAACAGGTAGAGTTAACAAAAGAAATTTCAAATTTAAATGGTGAAGTAAAAGATTTAGAAGCACGCATTGCAAAACGAGATGCTTCAATTAAGGAACAAGCAAGATCAGTACAAGTTGATTCAAATAGTTCGAATGTTGTAGATTTAGTATTGAATGCTGATTCTGTGTCAGATGCTTTAACCAAAGTGATGGCAGCCAGTAGATTAGTTGGTGCTAACAATGATATGATGAAACAACAGCAAGACGATAAAAAGGCAGTCGAGGCAAAAAAATATCTGTTGAGGAAAAAGCAAAAGAAGTGCAAGAAACAGCCGTTACTTTAGAGGCTAAAAAAGGTGAGTTAGAAGATCAAGAATTAGCTCAACAAGCTACTATAAGTCAGATTTCTGCTGAAAAAGCGACAGAAGAGAGTAAAAAAGAACAATACTTAGCTGAACAGAAAGCAGCTGAACAAAAACGTGAAGAACAACAAAAAGCTATAGAAGCAGCAAAAGCTGAGCAAAAAGCACAAGAAAATCAAAAGAAACAAGAACAAGCTGCTGGTAAAATAGATAAGCAAGAAACTATTGTGACACCAAATGATATTAACCAAAATGAAACAAAACCTATAGTGGAAGTAGAAGAAACTACACCAAGTGAACCAGAGCAAAGTACACCAACACCTGCTCCAAGTACTCCAGTAGCAACAACTCCTACTCCAGCACCAACACCGGCAGCTCCATCAGCGAATGGAAATGCAGTGATTTCTGAAGCGTACAAACATATTGGTAAACCATATGTTTGGGGAGCGAAAGGACCAGAGTCATTTGACTGTTCAGGATTTACTTCTTATGTATTCCGTCAGGCAGCAGGAAAAGAAATTGGTGGATGGACTGTTCCTCAAGAAAGTGCTGGAACACAGATTTCATTAAGTGAGCTACAACCAGGAGATTTGGTATTCTGGGGTTCTAGAGGTGCAACGTATCACGTAGGTATCTATGTTGGTGGTGGACAATATATTCATGCACCACAACCTGGAGAAACTGTAAAAGTAACAAGTATGTCTTATTACTCACCAGATTTCGGTGTAAGAGTTAACTAATTAAAATAAAAAATTAAAATGACTTATGGCAAATTTAGCTATGAGTCATTTTTTTATTGACAAAAAGTATATCAATCTATAATATATCAGTTAACGATATATAATATAAAAAAAGATTAAAGGAGAGTGAAAATAAAATGGAACCAATGACGGACTCGACATATTTAATCTTACTAAGTTTACTAGAACCTAGACATGGCTATGCTATTATGAAAGGAATCAGCGATATGACACATGATAGTGTATCCATTGGACCAGCAAGTATGTATACAATACTTAAAAAATTAGAAAAGAAAGGTGACATTAGGTTAAAAGAAGATAAAGATAGAAAGAAAATTTATGTGATTACTGACCAAGGTAAGGCTGACTTGGTTAAAGAAGTTGAGAGAAGGAGAATGTTTTATGAGGCAGGACGCTCTTTATTAAATGGAGATAGGGTGGATGTGTATGGTATTTAAAAACACGAAAATTAAACTATCTAAAGGATTGGCATTTTATTCTGAAAAAGAAAGTATTCAATTTGCTAAAGAAGCTAGAGAAGGGTGGCAGCTCAAAAAAATTAGTCCCTTTGGTTTTTATGTCTTTAAAAAAGCTAAACCTGAAGATTCTACATGGGTGGTTGATTTTTATAGTGGAAAGAAAACAGATGTGATTGATTATGTTGAATTTTATCAAGACTCAGGATGGTCACTAGTTGAAAATTATCGAAATAGATATTTTGTTTTTAAGTCGACAGGTAATCATATTTTTAATTACACTGATAGGCAAACGTATAAAGAACGATTAAAAAATGAGACGGTATGGATGTTATTACAATCGTTATGGCTGTTTTTTCCAAGTTTAATTATCTATTTATTTTTATTTTATTTTAATAATTTTAGTATGAGTCTATGGTTAAAAGCTATGATAAGTGGTGTTTTATTTGTCGGAATGATTTTTCCAATTATGATGGCAGTGTTATTGTTGTATTTTAAGGTGATGTATCGAAAACGACCAGAGCTTTATAACAATCCTAAAGCAATAGACAAGAGCCAAAAATTTGGACGAGATATGGTGATTTCAATGGTTATAGGAGCAATTTTTGGTTTTATAAGTAGTATGTTATTTTTTAACTAATAGGAGGGAAAAGATGTTAGAAGTAGATGGGTTAACAAAGTATTTTGGTGATATGGCAGCAGTTGATGATGTGTCATTTAGAATACCAGATGGTAAAATATTAGGATTAATCGGGCAAAATGGGGCAGGTAAATCTACCACATTTCGTTTGATATTACATTTTTTAGATGCAGATGATGGCGATGTATTGTGGAATGGAAAGCCGTTGACTGAAAAGGATTATAATGTGATAGGTTACTTACCAGAAGAAAGAGGATTATATCCTAAAGTTACTATTGAAGATCAATTAATTTATTTTGGTCGTTTGCGTGGTAAAAAGAAAAAAGAAATTGTGCCTTTGATTGACAAATGGATGGATAAATTTCAAGTTAAAGGGAAAAAAACAGATAAAGTAAAATCATTGTCTAAAGGAAATCAACAGAAAGTTCAGCTTATCGCAACCTTAATCCATGAGCCAAAGTTAATTATTCTTGATGAGCCGTTTAGCGGTTTAGATCCAGTAAATGCTGAATTACTAAAAGAAGGAATTATTGAATTAAAAGAGAAAGGGTCATGTGTCATTTTTTCCAGTCATAACATGGAAAATGTTGAAAAAATATGTGATCATCTAGTGATGTTACGAAATGGTGAGATGGTGCTTGACGGTACAGTTCAATCGATTCGCGAATCATTTGGACGCACTCGTTTAAAATTAGAAAGTGTGTTAACAAAAGAAGAAGTAGAGAGTATTCCAGGTGTACTTAATGTAGAAAATTCACGAGAAGGATACTATAATATTCGATTAGAATCGTCAGAAGTTGGTCGTTTGGTTTTTGATGAAGCGATGAAAGTTAGCGATTATATACCTGTATTTAATCAACAACCACCTACTTTAGAGGAGATATTTAAAATGAAAGTTGGTGAAGAAGATGAATAAGTTTTGGGTTGTTGCGTTAGAAACATATAAAAAACATGTAAAATCTGCTAGTTTTATCATGATGGTATTGGCACCTTTTCTATTGATTGCTTTTTCATTTGGTACAGGTTATCTTAGTTCAAAATTTTCTGAAGTGAATGAAATTGCCATTGTATCAGAAGACAAAGCTATGACAGATAGTTATATTGAATTGGCTAAAAATGATTTTGATATTAATAAAAAGATTACGACAGAATCAATAGCTAAAAAAGCGTTAGAAAAAGAAGAAATAGATGGTTATCTGGTTATTTCAGTTAAGAATAACCAATTGAATGGAAAATACACAGGTGTTGAAACATTAGGGACTACGAATCAACAGTTATTGTTAGGTTATCTAAATCAAATGCAGTTAGGTCTTAATTCAAGCTCATTGGGACTCACATCTGATCAAGTAACGAAATTATTATCTCAAGCTTCATTGAGTGAAACGCAAGTGAAAATATCAGATGGAAAAATCGAGGAAAATAAAGATAATCGTATGGCTTTGACGTTTGTAGGATTTTTTGTTGTTCTTGCGATGTATATGATTGTGTTACTGTATGCATCTATTACAGCACAAGAAGTTGCTTCTGAAAAAGGCACGCGTATTATGGAAATTATTTTATCAAGTACGACTGCGGCTAAGCATTTTTATGGGAAAATTATGGGGATTTTCTTAGTGATTTTAACTCAGGTTATTATTTATTTATTCTCAGGAATTGTGGCGTATTTCTTAGCTAAAGATATGGATACAGTTAAAGGATTTTTAGAAACGGTTTCTATGGATGAATTGATAAAAGGGATTCTTGGATATAACTTATTGTATTTATTATTGGGTGTATTGATTTATACGATTTTATCTGC from Vagococcus martis includes these protein-coding regions:
- the mreD gene encoding rod shape-determining protein MreD, which encodes MEQKSYYPYYLPILLFIAMLVDGHVSSAMMGMLSIPMTFTSHLVLLILMFSTFKVSQTYLMICATIIGLLYDSYFYNVLGINLILFPVIVFFMYRLFEYVEPNTLTLILSFIVFVTLISIGRAVLLSIFKLTTANFLDFFTRNLAPYLLINVLYICLLVIPLSKIYGINKT
- a CDS encoding coiled-coil domain-containing protein translates to MKKKVLSTVLLSSMLLSTVGAPAVATAASKDSKVEEQDKKINELATKEQEASNQLASIKENISSIKNEASALQTKQVELTKEISNLNGEVKDLEARIAKRDASIKEQARSVQVDSNSSNVVDLVLNADSVSDALTKVMAASRLVGANNDMMKQQQDDKKAVEAKKYLLRKKQKKCKKQPLL
- a CDS encoding C40 family peptidase, with protein sequence MQETAVTLEAKKGELEDQELAQQATISQISAEKATEESKKEQYLAEQKAAEQKREEQQKAIEAAKAEQKAQENQKKQEQAAGKIDKQETIVTPNDINQNETKPIVEVEETTPSEPEQSTPTPAPSTPVATTPTPAPTPAAPSANGNAVISEAYKHIGKPYVWGAKGPESFDCSGFTSYVFRQAAGKEIGGWTVPQESAGTQISLSELQPGDLVFWGSRGATYHVGIYVGGGQYIHAPQPGETVKVTSMSYYSPDFGVRVN
- a CDS encoding PadR family transcriptional regulator, which codes for MEPMTDSTYLILLSLLEPRHGYAIMKGISDMTHDSVSIGPASMYTILKKLEKKGDIRLKEDKDRKKIYVITDQGKADLVKEVERRRMFYEAGRSLLNGDRVDVYGI
- a CDS encoding DUF2812 domain-containing protein; translation: MVFKNTKIKLSKGLAFYSEKESIQFAKEAREGWQLKKISPFGFYVFKKAKPEDSTWVVDFYSGKKTDVIDYVEFYQDSGWSLVENYRNRYFVFKSTGNHIFNYTDRQTYKERLKNETVWMLLQSLWLFFPSLIIYLFLFYFNNFSMSLWLKAMISGVLFVGMIFPIMMAVLLLYFKVMYRKRPELYNNPKAIDKSQKFGRDMVISMVIGAIFGFISSMLFFN
- a CDS encoding ABC transporter ATP-binding protein produces the protein MLEVDGLTKYFGDMAAVDDVSFRIPDGKILGLIGQNGAGKSTTFRLILHFLDADDGDVLWNGKPLTEKDYNVIGYLPEERGLYPKVTIEDQLIYFGRLRGKKKKEIVPLIDKWMDKFQVKGKKTDKVKSLSKGNQQKVQLIATLIHEPKLIILDEPFSGLDPVNAELLKEGIIELKEKGSCVIFSSHNMENVEKICDHLVMLRNGEMVLDGTVQSIRESFGRTRLKLESVLTKEEVESIPGVLNVENSREGYYNIRLESSEVGRLVFDEAMKVSDYIPVFNQQPPTLEEIFKMKVGEEDE
- a CDS encoding ABC transporter permease; its protein translation is MNKFWVVALETYKKHVKSASFIMMVLAPFLLIAFSFGTGYLSSKFSEVNEIAIVSEDKAMTDSYIELAKNDFDINKKITTESIAKKALEKEEIDGYLVISVKNNQLNGKYTGVETLGTTNQQLLLGYLNQMQLGLNSSSLGLTSDQVTKLLSQASLSETQVKISDGKIEENKDNRMALTFVGFFVVLAMYMIVLLYASITAQEVASEKGTRIMEIILSSTTAAKHFYGKIMGIFLVILTQVIIYLFSGIVAYFLAKDMDTVKGFLETVSMDELIKGILGYNLLYLLLGVLIYTILSAFTGSLVSKSEDAAKAVTPVTYLIMIASLPTMMLGMSDPQNILIKIFSFVPFFSSFAMPVRIANDSVTNSEILISLGILVVGIVLLLKMSARVYKSTVLIYSDKSMMQVFKDALRVTKKA